Proteins encoded by one window of Mycolicibacterium sp. ND9-15:
- a CDS encoding aldehyde dehydrogenase family protein, protein MMIDGKLVDGEAGTFTNINPATEEALGEVADASKADMHRAIDAARRAFDETDWSTDHAFRQRCLLQLQEALESEQEELREELILEVGCPRAITHGPQLDAPLSDALKYPARLIDEYRWETSLGDALVSVTGVNTTRKVWREPVGVVGAIVPWNFPFEVTIQKIGQALGTGNTVVLKPAPNTPYNATRLGRLIAENTDIPPGVVNVVTASDHFVGEELTLSPKVDLISFTGSTAVGRRIMEKGAATMKRLFLELGGKSATIVLEDADFGVGCMMGIAPCMHAGQGCANPTRLLLPRSRYDEGVQILKGIYEGVAAGDPQDFGTMCGPVISDRQRSRIRGYIHKGVEEGATLLVGGAETPDGMDKGFFVKPTLFVDVDNSMTIAQEEIFGPVLSVIRFDDEDDAVRIANDSPYGLAGNVMAGTLDRALSVARRLRAGFIGLNGTAGYGADTPFGGYKASGIGRQNGVAGFDQYTEIKSVAYPAGS, encoded by the coding sequence ATGATGATCGACGGCAAGCTCGTCGACGGTGAGGCGGGCACCTTCACCAACATCAACCCGGCGACCGAGGAGGCGCTCGGCGAGGTCGCCGATGCCTCGAAGGCCGATATGCACCGGGCGATCGATGCGGCGCGGCGAGCGTTCGACGAGACGGACTGGTCCACCGACCATGCGTTCCGGCAGCGGTGCCTGCTGCAACTTCAGGAGGCGCTCGAGTCCGAGCAGGAAGAGTTGCGTGAGGAACTCATCCTCGAGGTGGGCTGTCCGCGTGCCATCACGCACGGCCCTCAACTCGATGCGCCGCTTTCCGACGCCCTGAAATACCCGGCCCGGCTGATCGACGAATACCGTTGGGAGACCTCGCTGGGCGATGCGCTGGTGTCGGTCACCGGGGTCAACACCACCCGCAAAGTCTGGCGCGAGCCCGTCGGTGTGGTCGGGGCGATCGTGCCGTGGAACTTCCCGTTCGAGGTCACCATCCAGAAGATCGGGCAAGCCCTCGGCACCGGCAACACCGTCGTCCTCAAGCCGGCACCGAACACTCCGTACAACGCGACCCGGCTGGGGCGGCTCATCGCGGAGAACACCGACATCCCACCGGGCGTCGTGAACGTCGTCACCGCATCGGATCACTTCGTCGGCGAAGAACTCACCCTGTCGCCGAAGGTCGACCTGATCTCTTTCACCGGGTCCACCGCCGTCGGCCGTCGGATCATGGAGAAGGGCGCCGCGACGATGAAGCGGCTGTTCCTCGAACTGGGCGGCAAGTCGGCGACCATCGTGCTGGAGGACGCGGATTTCGGGGTGGGATGCATGATGGGCATTGCGCCGTGCATGCACGCAGGCCAAGGGTGCGCCAACCCCACCCGGCTGCTGCTGCCGCGCTCCCGCTACGACGAAGGCGTGCAGATCCTCAAGGGCATCTACGAGGGTGTCGCGGCCGGCGATCCGCAGGATTTCGGCACCATGTGCGGCCCGGTGATCTCCGACAGGCAGCGCAGCCGCATCCGCGGATACATCCACAAGGGCGTCGAGGAAGGCGCGACCCTGCTGGTCGGGGGAGCCGAGACACCCGACGGTATGGACAAGGGCTTCTTCGTCAAGCCAACGCTTTTCGTCGATGTCGACAACTCGATGACCATCGCGCAGGAGGAGATCTTCGGTCCCGTGCTGTCGGTGATCCGGTTCGACGACGAGGACGACGCGGTGCGCATCGCCAACGACAGCCCGTACGGCCTGGCGGGCAACGTCATGGCCGGCACGCTGGACCGCGCCCTGTCGGTGGCGAGGCGACTTCGCGCCGGATTCATCGGGTTGAACGGCACCGCCGGCTATGGCGCCGACACGCCGTTCGGCGGATACAAGGCCAGCGGCATTGGGCGCCAGAACGGTGTCGCCGGGTTCGACCAGTACACCGAGATCAAGTCCGTCGCCTACCCGGCCGGTTCGTAG
- a CDS encoding SDR family oxidoreductase gives MGEPRSVVITGASRGLGLASASHLYRQGWQVIAAMRSVDAGMQRLRDATGAAPDDPNLIGVTLDLTDTASIEAAAKSIEEAVGAPYALVHNAGISAAGMVEETPVSLWEQMFATNIFGPVALTKALLPAMREAGRGRIVLVSSQQGVRGMPSTAPYSAVKGALDRWGEAMAGEVAPFGIGVTILVTGVYDTEIITDAGTTDCRDLDGPYAAHHRTMDKRGRAAMKIAARPPDKFAVYLAKALDSAKPFAKLPAGPSARMLLIANRVFPSAGLHQMIRLMMGIPRFGALRGSRDHG, from the coding sequence ATGGGTGAACCGCGCAGTGTCGTCATCACCGGCGCCTCGCGAGGCCTGGGGCTGGCATCGGCCTCCCACCTGTACCGGCAGGGCTGGCAGGTCATCGCGGCCATGCGGTCGGTCGATGCCGGCATGCAACGGCTGCGGGATGCCACGGGCGCGGCGCCGGACGATCCGAACCTCATCGGTGTCACCCTCGATCTCACCGACACCGCGTCGATCGAGGCGGCCGCGAAGTCGATCGAGGAGGCGGTCGGTGCGCCCTACGCGCTGGTGCACAACGCCGGGATCTCGGCGGCCGGAATGGTCGAAGAGACACCGGTGAGCCTGTGGGAGCAGATGTTCGCGACCAACATCTTCGGCCCCGTCGCATTGACCAAGGCGCTGCTGCCGGCCATGCGTGAAGCCGGACGCGGTCGGATTGTCCTGGTGTCGAGCCAACAAGGAGTACGGGGGATGCCCTCGACCGCACCCTATTCGGCGGTCAAGGGTGCGCTGGATCGGTGGGGCGAGGCGATGGCCGGTGAAGTGGCGCCGTTCGGGATCGGCGTGACGATCCTCGTGACTGGGGTCTACGACACCGAAATCATCACCGACGCGGGAACCACCGATTGCCGCGATTTGGACGGCCCGTACGCTGCGCATCACCGCACCATGGACAAGCGAGGGCGCGCCGCGATGAAGATTGCCGCTCGCCCGCCGGACAAATTCGCCGTGTATCTGGCGAAGGCGCTGGACAGCGCGAAACCCTTCGCCAAGTTGCCGGCCGGCCCATCCGCACGAATGTTGTTGATCGCCAACCGCGTATTCCCGTCCGCCGGATTGCACCAGATGATCCGGCTGATGATGGGCATCCCGCGGTTCGGCGCGCTACGAGGAAGCAGAGACCATGGCTGA
- a CDS encoding spirocyclase AveC family protein, translating to MTTETPKADPTQPAVAEPTKRSWLGPWIAVAALLAVAVFFAVNTRKGPGSPRIANPDVEGAPRPVGVLFGWSTSTWVVILETFTVVTMVVIVILWVVHWRRNPHNPTLLMALVTSLIVWQDPIMNWSPFAVYNPELAHLPEDWPLVSLSPTVEPFVVLGYVMFYLGPYFPAIWILRKLQARRPVDSFVWRHPLISLAAIIFPIGMVVDAALEITLVRTGMYIYSQVPPWASVFTGEPHQFPLIWEVVAVTFVMIPAGVLLYRDDTGKSVAEKLAQRARIFASRPRLGTFVVMFVIINVAYLCYGGLFAIVKATKISTSVACPWPYPEVKTYDPQGFYEQNGQPGPYSAGIMSTWMSGQPDGRPDVELGARSDRCAPGNE from the coding sequence GTGACCACTGAAACACCGAAGGCTGATCCCACCCAGCCCGCTGTCGCCGAGCCGACGAAGCGCTCCTGGCTCGGGCCGTGGATCGCGGTGGCGGCACTCCTTGCCGTTGCGGTGTTCTTCGCCGTGAACACCCGCAAGGGTCCGGGCTCCCCGCGGATCGCCAATCCGGACGTCGAGGGCGCGCCGCGACCCGTCGGGGTGTTGTTCGGGTGGAGCACATCCACTTGGGTCGTGATCCTCGAGACCTTCACCGTCGTCACGATGGTCGTCATCGTCATCCTGTGGGTGGTGCACTGGCGGCGCAACCCACACAACCCGACGTTGCTGATGGCGCTGGTCACGTCGTTGATCGTGTGGCAGGACCCGATCATGAACTGGTCGCCGTTCGCGGTCTACAACCCGGAACTGGCACACCTGCCCGAGGACTGGCCGCTGGTGTCGCTGTCACCGACGGTGGAGCCGTTCGTGGTTCTCGGTTACGTGATGTTCTACCTTGGGCCGTACTTTCCGGCCATCTGGATTCTGCGGAAACTGCAGGCGCGCAGGCCCGTTGACTCGTTCGTATGGCGGCACCCGCTGATCAGCCTGGCGGCCATCATCTTCCCGATCGGGATGGTCGTGGACGCGGCGCTCGAGATCACCTTGGTGCGCACCGGTATGTACATCTATTCGCAGGTGCCGCCGTGGGCGTCGGTGTTCACCGGGGAACCCCATCAGTTCCCGCTGATCTGGGAAGTCGTCGCGGTGACATTCGTGATGATCCCAGCCGGTGTACTGCTGTATCGGGACGACACCGGCAAGTCCGTCGCGGAGAAACTCGCTCAGCGGGCCCGGATCTTCGCCTCTCGGCCCAGACTGGGCACCTTCGTCGTGATGTTCGTGATCATCAACGTCGCCTATCTCTGTTACGGCGGGCTGTTCGCGATCGTGAAAGCGACCAAGATCTCCACCTCAGTGGCCTGCCCATGGCCCTATCCGGAGGTGAAGACCTATGACCCGCAGGGTTTCTACGAGCAGAACGGGCAACCCGGTCCGTATTCCGCCGGGATCATGTCGACCTGGATGAGCGGACAGCCCGACGGACGACCGGACGTGGAACTGGGCGCCAGAAGTGATCGGTGCGCACCGGGCAATGAGTGA
- a CDS encoding ABC transporter substrate-binding protein, translating to MSYESTAEPIKFGYLMDFKLPDLYPQEMKEDLSNPFELIFAEAVENGVIDRPIQIIYKEVEGLPKGSVKAVIDAYGELVDEGCLAVFGPHITDNCVPTREAIEERFRVPALSVTGSDAWLGEWTFSFPQGSLTDEPIFWADLLAKGGHREVGILMEQSLVGETYVKNFRSACRRKGLRIVAEAAIAQTAQDVSDAVRTLHEAKAQAVVHAGFGFGIVFVNPALEALGWDPPRFTSTAFQNAWINPIMWNAFMGWTGVDQYDEGNPVGQRFLDKYQDKFGRRPEYCVPVVNCDVATALLRACTDAHPLSPRGVKEALERVKMMPAAAGAPGTRVSFGNWTRRAWMGAGYLVARRLDPDGVNSHLVDRFGEE from the coding sequence ATGTCCTACGAGAGCACCGCGGAACCGATCAAGTTCGGGTACCTCATGGACTTCAAACTGCCCGACCTGTACCCGCAGGAGATGAAGGAAGATCTGTCCAATCCGTTCGAGCTGATCTTCGCCGAGGCGGTCGAGAACGGGGTGATCGACCGACCCATCCAGATCATCTACAAGGAGGTCGAGGGGCTGCCGAAGGGCTCGGTCAAAGCAGTGATCGACGCATACGGCGAGCTCGTCGACGAGGGATGTCTCGCGGTGTTCGGGCCGCACATCACCGACAACTGCGTGCCGACCCGCGAGGCCATCGAGGAGCGCTTCCGGGTCCCGGCGCTCAGCGTCACCGGCAGCGACGCCTGGCTGGGGGAGTGGACGTTCTCGTTCCCACAGGGATCGCTGACCGACGAGCCGATCTTCTGGGCAGACCTGTTGGCCAAGGGCGGCCACCGCGAGGTCGGCATCCTCATGGAGCAGTCGCTCGTCGGTGAGACGTACGTGAAGAATTTCCGGAGCGCATGCCGGCGTAAGGGATTAAGGATAGTCGCCGAGGCGGCGATTGCTCAGACGGCGCAAGATGTCTCGGATGCGGTGCGCACTCTGCACGAAGCGAAGGCACAGGCCGTGGTGCACGCCGGCTTCGGATTCGGCATCGTGTTCGTCAACCCGGCGCTCGAAGCGCTCGGCTGGGATCCGCCGCGGTTCACCAGCACCGCCTTTCAGAACGCGTGGATCAACCCGATCATGTGGAACGCGTTCATGGGGTGGACGGGCGTCGACCAGTACGACGAGGGCAACCCCGTCGGTCAGCGGTTTCTCGACAAGTATCAGGATAAGTTCGGCCGCCGGCCGGAATACTGTGTGCCCGTGGTGAACTGCGATGTCGCCACGGCACTTCTACGCGCGTGCACCGATGCTCATCCGCTGAGTCCGCGAGGGGTCAAGGAGGCGCTGGAACGCGTCAAGATGATGCCTGCCGCCGCGGGTGCGCCGGGGACCCGCGTCTCGTTCGGCAACTGGACGCGCCGGGCCTGGATGGGCGCCGGTTATCTCGTGGCCCGAAGGCTCGACCCCGACGGCGTCAACTCTCATCTTGTCGACCGCTTTGGTGAGGAGTAA